In Pseudomonas putida, a genomic segment contains:
- a CDS encoding SOS response-associated peptidase gives MCGRYALFRWPQALATLPGFPQGQPAQWNISPGASVLIQRQIDGQAQLARARWGLTPAWLTDLSRTPAHARAETLAEQPMFREALRQRRCLMPANGFYEWRGTVRKRPYWLTPGEGSALYFAAVWEAYPVQDQVWLSCAVVTQAAMNQRRPLILDEAGQAAWLDPDTPLARLHELLASPPATLRERALAHFVNDPKLDAPECLTPA, from the coding sequence ATGTGTGGACGCTACGCCCTGTTTCGCTGGCCCCAGGCCCTGGCTACCCTGCCAGGTTTCCCGCAGGGCCAGCCTGCGCAATGGAACATCTCGCCCGGCGCCTCGGTGCTGATCCAACGCCAGATCGATGGCCAGGCGCAACTGGCCAGGGCGCGCTGGGGGCTGACCCCGGCCTGGCTCACCGACCTGTCCCGCACGCCAGCCCATGCGCGGGCCGAAACCCTGGCTGAGCAGCCGATGTTCCGCGAGGCACTGCGCCAGCGCCGCTGCCTGATGCCGGCCAACGGCTTCTACGAATGGCGCGGCACGGTGCGCAAGCGCCCGTACTGGCTGACCCCTGGAGAGGGTTCGGCGCTGTACTTCGCTGCGGTGTGGGAGGCCTACCCGGTGCAGGACCAGGTCTGGCTGAGCTGCGCGGTGGTCACCCAGGCGGCCATGAACCAGCGCCGCCCGCTGATCCTCGATGAAGCCGGACAAGCGGCGTGGCTGGACCCGGACACCCCGCTGGCGCGCCTGCACGAACTGCTCGCGAGCCCGCCGGCAACCCTGCGCGAGCGGGCCCTGGCGCATTTCGTCAACGACCCGAAGCTGGATGCGCCGGAGTGCCTGACGCCGGCCTGA
- a CDS encoding CPXCG motif-containing cysteine-rich protein — protein MLETDFYDCPYCGERVETTIDLSGGDQVYIEDCQVCCRPVVFILQVHGDEWMLDVRREDDA, from the coding sequence ATGCTGGAAACCGACTTCTATGATTGTCCTTATTGTGGCGAACGCGTGGAAACCACGATCGACCTTTCCGGCGGCGACCAGGTGTACATCGAGGACTGCCAGGTATGTTGTCGACCCGTGGTATTCATCCTGCAGGTGCACGGTGACGAATGGATGCTCGATGTCAGACGCGAGGACGATGCCTGA
- the mqo gene encoding malate dehydrogenase (quinone) → MAQNESVDVVLVGAGIMSATLAVLLKELDPTLKLEVVEAMDSGAAESSNPWNNAGTGHAGLCELNYTPQAADGSIDIKKAVHINTQFEVSRQFWAYLSKKGNFGSARAFINPVPHLSYVEGEKGIGFLKKRYELLKQHHAFAEMEYTEDQAVMKDWMPLMMPGRPADQRIAATRVLKGTDVNFGALTNKLLKLLGDAPDAQVKYSKKVVGLRRNGSGWTVSIKDVNSGGSREVDARFVFLGAGGAALPLLQLSGIPESKGFGGFPVSGQWLRCDNPEIVKQHQAKVYSQAAVGAPPMSVPHLDTRVVDGKKSLLFGPYAGFTTKFLKHGSFMDLPLSVRMGNIGPMLAVARDNMDLTKYLVSEVMQSMEQRLESLRRFYPQAKAEDWRLEVAGQRVQIIKKDPKKGGILQFGTELVSAEDGSLAALLGASPGASVTVSIMLELIERCFPEQAKGAWAAKLKEIFPAREKTLATDAALYHKISADNDVALELVENSPAKHYA, encoded by the coding sequence ATGGCGCAGAACGAATCGGTTGATGTGGTATTGGTAGGCGCGGGCATCATGAGTGCCACCCTGGCCGTACTGCTCAAGGAGCTCGACCCGACCCTCAAGCTGGAGGTCGTCGAGGCGATGGACTCCGGGGCCGCGGAAAGCTCCAACCCCTGGAACAACGCAGGTACCGGCCACGCCGGCCTGTGCGAGCTGAACTACACGCCCCAGGCCGCCGATGGCAGCATCGACATCAAGAAGGCCGTGCACATCAATACCCAGTTCGAGGTCTCGCGCCAGTTCTGGGCCTACCTGAGCAAGAAAGGCAATTTCGGCTCGGCCCGTGCCTTCATCAATCCGGTCCCGCACCTGAGCTATGTCGAGGGTGAGAAAGGTATCGGCTTCCTCAAGAAGCGCTACGAGTTGCTCAAGCAGCACCATGCCTTCGCCGAGATGGAATACACCGAAGACCAGGCCGTGATGAAGGACTGGATGCCGCTGATGATGCCGGGGCGACCTGCTGACCAGCGCATTGCCGCCACCCGCGTGCTCAAGGGCACCGACGTCAACTTCGGCGCCTTGACCAACAAGCTGCTCAAGCTGCTGGGTGACGCGCCCGACGCCCAGGTCAAGTACAGCAAGAAGGTCGTCGGCCTGCGTCGTAACGGCAGTGGCTGGACCGTCAGCATCAAGGACGTCAACAGCGGCGGCAGCCGTGAAGTCGACGCCCGTTTCGTGTTCCTCGGCGCCGGTGGCGCGGCCCTGCCGCTGCTGCAGCTGTCGGGCATCCCGGAGAGCAAGGGTTTTGGCGGATTCCCGGTCAGCGGCCAATGGCTGCGTTGCGACAACCCGGAAATCGTCAAGCAGCACCAGGCCAAGGTCTACAGCCAGGCCGCGGTCGGTGCGCCGCCCATGTCGGTGCCGCACCTCGACACCCGTGTGGTCGATGGCAAGAAATCGCTGCTGTTCGGGCCGTACGCAGGCTTCACCACCAAGTTCCTCAAGCATGGTTCGTTCATGGACCTGCCGCTGTCGGTGCGCATGGGCAACATCGGCCCGATGCTGGCCGTGGCGCGCGACAACATGGACCTGACCAAGTACCTGGTCAGCGAAGTGATGCAGTCCATGGAGCAACGCCTGGAGTCGCTGCGTCGCTTCTATCCGCAGGCAAAGGCCGAGGACTGGCGCCTGGAAGTGGCCGGCCAGCGCGTGCAGATCATCAAGAAGGACCCGAAGAAGGGCGGCATCCTGCAGTTCGGTACCGAGCTGGTCTCGGCCGAGGACGGCAGTCTGGCGGCATTGCTTGGCGCCTCGCCAGGCGCTTCGGTGACCGTGTCGATCATGCTCGAGCTGATCGAGCGCTGCTTCCCCGAGCAGGCAAAGGGCGCCTGGGCTGCCAAGCTCAAGGAAATCTTCCCGGCGCGTGAGAAGACCCTGGCGACCGATGCGGCGCTGTACCACAAGATCAGTGCCGACAACGACGTGGCGCTGGAGCTGGTGGAAAACAGCCCGGCCAAGCATTACGCCTAA
- a CDS encoding YajG family lipoprotein, translating to MLQRLLFSVLAVASLSLVGCAHSPQQLSPQPQLTAQLAPVGHGQPVVVRVVDGRASQSLGTRGGMYPETSTISVSGNDVVPKLQAQAEAAVRLLGFTPTPNAGNAPQLTVTLAELKYQSPKDNLYVTEATIGATFRADVSNASRRYSGRYGASLDQRFGMAPNQETNTKLVSDVLSDALTRLFKDPTIGQVLAE from the coding sequence ATGTTGCAACGTCTGTTGTTCAGTGTGCTCGCCGTGGCCAGCCTCAGCCTGGTCGGTTGTGCCCACAGCCCGCAACAACTCAGCCCGCAACCCCAACTCACCGCTCAGCTCGCTCCGGTCGGCCACGGCCAGCCGGTGGTGGTGCGCGTGGTCGATGGCCGGGCCTCGCAATCGCTGGGCACTCGCGGTGGCATGTACCCCGAGACCAGCACCATCAGCGTCAGCGGCAACGACGTGGTGCCCAAACTGCAGGCCCAGGCCGAAGCCGCCGTGCGCCTGCTGGGCTTCACTCCGACGCCCAACGCCGGCAACGCCCCGCAGCTGACCGTGACCCTGGCCGAACTCAAGTACCAGTCGCCCAAGGACAACCTGTACGTGACCGAAGCCACCATCGGTGCCACCTTCCGCGCCGACGTGTCCAACGCCAGCCGCCGCTACAGCGGCCGTTATGGCGCTTCGCTGGACCAGCGCTTCGGCATGGCACCGAACCAGGAAACCAACACCAAGTTGGTGAGCGACGTGCTCAGCGACGCCCTCACCCGCCTGTTCAAGGATCCGACCATCGGCCAGGTCCTGGCCGAGTAA
- a CDS encoding hypoxanthine-guanine phosphoribosyltransferase, which produces MSADLEHIRQVMREADCLYTEAEVEAAIAKVGAQISEDLHDKNPVVFCVMNGGLIFAGKLLTHLQFPLEASYLHATRYRNQTSGGELFWKAKPEVSFIDRDVLIVDDILDEGHTLSAIIDFCKHAGARAVHTAVLIDKDHDRKASPDLKASYMGLPCVDRYIFGYGMDYKGYWRNANGIFAVKGL; this is translated from the coding sequence ATGTCCGCCGATCTCGAGCATATCCGCCAAGTCATGCGTGAAGCAGACTGCCTGTACACCGAAGCCGAGGTCGAGGCCGCCATCGCCAAGGTCGGCGCGCAGATCAGCGAAGACCTGCACGACAAGAACCCGGTGGTCTTCTGCGTGATGAACGGTGGCCTGATCTTCGCCGGCAAGCTGCTGACCCACCTGCAGTTCCCGCTGGAGGCCTCGTACCTGCACGCCACCCGCTACCGCAACCAGACCAGCGGCGGTGAGTTGTTCTGGAAGGCCAAGCCGGAAGTGTCGTTCATCGACCGTGACGTGCTGATCGTCGACGACATCCTCGACGAGGGCCACACCCTCAGCGCCATCATCGATTTCTGCAAGCACGCCGGCGCGCGTGCCGTGCATACCGCGGTGCTGATCGACAAGGACCACGACCGCAAGGCCAGCCCCGACCTCAAGGCCAGCTACATGGGCCTGCCGTGCGTCGACCGCTACATTTTCGGCTATGGCATGGACTACAAGGGCTACTGGCGCAACGCCAACGGCATCTTCGCCGTCAAGGGGCTGTAA
- a CDS encoding putative signal transducing protein, producing MRRIYEPENLLEAQMLIGMLASEGVEVHLIGRDLIGGVGELPLHGLLGLAVPDEQADYARQLIDAYNDALPLAGDEPEHVPGTLIC from the coding sequence ATGCGCAGGATCTACGAACCGGAAAACCTGCTGGAGGCGCAGATGCTGATCGGCATGCTCGCCAGCGAAGGGGTCGAGGTACACCTGATCGGGCGCGACCTGATCGGCGGCGTCGGCGAACTACCGCTGCACGGCCTGCTTGGCCTGGCCGTGCCGGACGAGCAGGCCGACTACGCACGGCAGCTGATCGATGCGTACAATGATGCCCTGCCGCTTGCCGGCGACGAACCGGAGCACGTTCCCGGTACCTTGATCTGCTAG
- a CDS encoding PA4642 family protein, translating into MRKDKKQVIGDEISDDYVKTFLQFEPADGVTSPSLHKLVKAYRGLRVDDFERFVGFFVEAGFDLDGKDEHGKTFVQLIEDQRNAPEYIEIIANARG; encoded by the coding sequence ATGCGCAAAGACAAGAAGCAGGTGATTGGTGACGAGATCAGCGATGACTACGTCAAGACGTTCCTTCAGTTCGAACCGGCCGATGGCGTGACCTCGCCGTCGCTGCACAAGCTGGTCAAGGCCTACCGCGGCCTGCGCGTCGACGACTTCGAGCGCTTCGTCGGCTTCTTCGTCGAAGCAGGCTTCGACCTGGACGGCAAGGACGAGCATGGCAAGACCTTCGTGCAACTGATCGAAGACCAGCGCAACGCGCCGGAGTACATAGAGATCATCGCCAACGCCCGCGGCTGA
- a CDS encoding TMEM165/GDT1 family protein, whose product MESLLVPTAIVALAEIGDKTQLLALILAARFRKPWPIIAGIIAATLANHAAAGAVGAWVSGFFTETMLHWILAASFTATALWTLVPDKMDDDENPARRFGPFLTTLIAFFLAEIGDKTQVATVMLAAQYPHLIMVIIGTTLGMLIANVPVVLAGNFAADKLPLALIRRLAAAAFFVLAIVAVYSAMKASGWVG is encoded by the coding sequence CTGGAATCTCTGCTCGTCCCCACCGCAATCGTCGCCCTCGCTGAAATCGGCGACAAGACGCAATTGCTCGCGCTCATCCTCGCTGCCCGCTTCCGCAAGCCTTGGCCGATCATTGCCGGCATCATCGCCGCCACCCTGGCCAACCACGCCGCAGCCGGTGCCGTAGGCGCTTGGGTCAGTGGATTCTTCACCGAAACGATGCTGCACTGGATCCTCGCCGCGAGCTTCACCGCCACCGCGCTGTGGACCCTGGTGCCGGACAAGATGGACGACGACGAGAACCCGGCACGCCGCTTCGGTCCGTTCCTGACCACGCTGATCGCCTTCTTCCTCGCCGAAATCGGTGACAAGACCCAGGTCGCCACGGTGATGCTGGCCGCCCAATACCCGCACCTGATCATGGTCATCATCGGCACCACCCTGGGCATGCTGATCGCCAACGTACCCGTGGTCCTGGCCGGTAATTTCGCCGCCGACAAACTGCCGCTGGCACTGATCCGCCGCCTGGCCGCCGCTGCCTTCTTCGTGCTGGCGATCGTCGCCGTGTACTCGGCGATGAAGGCCAGTGGCTGGGTCGGCTGA
- a CDS encoding M48 family metallopeptidase — protein sequence MRKSFVVSVLSASILLAGCQAVNTTSGGAVGVERKQYMFSMLSTDEVNQMYAQSYTETLGEAKTKGVLDKSSSDAKRVQAIATRLIAQAPQFRPDAAQWNWEVNVIKSDELNANCGPGGKIIVYTGLIDQLKLTDAEIAAVVGHEIAHALREHSREAMSKAYGVAMARQGAGALLGLGDDTLGLADQVVNYAMTLPNSRSNENEADLIGLELSARAGYDPNAAITLWNKMSAASEGAPPEFMSTHPASSSRIASLQAAIPKVMPLYQAAKK from the coding sequence ATGCGTAAGTCATTTGTTGTCAGCGTCCTGAGCGCCAGCATCCTGCTGGCCGGCTGCCAGGCGGTGAACACCACCAGCGGCGGCGCCGTCGGGGTCGAACGCAAGCAGTACATGTTCAGCATGCTTTCGACCGATGAGGTCAACCAGATGTATGCCCAGTCATACACCGAAACCCTCGGCGAGGCGAAAACCAAGGGCGTACTGGACAAGTCCAGCAGCGATGCCAAGCGCGTGCAGGCTATCGCCACGCGGCTGATCGCCCAGGCACCGCAGTTTCGCCCGGATGCCGCGCAGTGGAACTGGGAAGTCAACGTCATCAAGAGCGACGAGCTCAACGCCAACTGCGGCCCTGGCGGCAAGATCATCGTCTACACCGGCCTGATCGACCAGCTCAAGCTGACCGACGCCGAGATCGCAGCAGTGGTCGGCCACGAGATCGCCCACGCCCTGCGCGAGCACAGCCGCGAGGCGATGTCCAAGGCCTATGGCGTGGCGATGGCCCGCCAGGGTGCTGGCGCCCTGCTTGGGCTGGGGGATGACACCCTGGGCCTGGCGGACCAGGTGGTGAACTACGCCATGACCCTGCCCAACAGCCGCTCCAACGAGAACGAAGCAGACCTGATCGGCCTGGAACTGTCGGCCCGCGCAGGCTACGACCCGAACGCCGCCATCACCCTGTGGAACAAGATGAGCGCAGCGTCCGAGGGTGCACCGCCTGAGTTCATGAGCACCCACCCGGCATCAAGCAGCCGGATCGCCTCGCTGCAGGCGGCCATCCCGAAAGTGATGCCCCTGTATCAGGCAGCCAAGAAGTAA
- a CDS encoding uracil-xanthine permease family protein, with protein sequence MQDGFNDPLWRQVVSGAQMLFVAFGALVLMPLITGLDPNVALFTAGIGTLLFQLVTGRQVPVFLASSFAFITPIILAKGQFGLAETMGGVMAAGFVYTFMGLMVKIKGTGFIDRMLPPVVIGPVIISIGLAMAPIAANMAMGKAGDGSVLLPYKTAMLISMPALLTTLIVAVFGKGIFRLVPIIAGVLVGFALSFAFGVVDTAKIAAAPWLEIPNFTAPAFNWQAILFIVPVALAPAIEHIGGVIAVGSVTGRDYLKKPGLHRTLLGDGLATTAAGLFGGPPNTTYAEVTGAVMLTKNYNPKIMTWAAVFAITLAFIGKFGALLQSIPVPVMGGILCLLFGSIAAVGMNTMIRHKIDLAEARNLVIVSVTLVFGIGGVLIGSGDGPDDWGLKGIALCAVVAIALNLILPGNDGWKHKKLDDRQS encoded by the coding sequence ATGCAGGACGGCTTCAACGACCCGCTCTGGCGCCAGGTCGTTTCGGGCGCGCAGATGCTCTTCGTGGCATTCGGCGCCTTGGTGCTGATGCCGCTGATCACCGGCCTCGATCCTAACGTGGCACTGTTCACGGCCGGCATCGGCACCTTGCTGTTCCAGCTGGTCACCGGCCGTCAGGTACCGGTGTTCCTGGCCTCAAGCTTCGCCTTCATCACCCCGATCATCCTCGCCAAAGGCCAGTTCGGCCTGGCCGAGACCATGGGCGGGGTCATGGCCGCAGGTTTCGTGTACACCTTCATGGGCCTGATGGTGAAGATCAAGGGCACCGGTTTCATCGACCGCATGCTGCCGCCGGTGGTGATCGGCCCGGTGATCATCTCGATCGGCCTGGCCATGGCCCCCATCGCTGCCAACATGGCGATGGGCAAGGCCGGTGACGGCAGCGTGCTGTTGCCGTACAAGACCGCCATGCTGATCTCCATGCCGGCCCTGCTGACCACGCTGATCGTCGCGGTGTTCGGCAAGGGCATCTTCCGCCTGGTACCGATCATCGCCGGCGTACTGGTCGGCTTTGCCTTGTCGTTCGCCTTTGGCGTGGTCGACACCGCCAAGATCGCCGCCGCGCCCTGGCTGGAAATTCCCAACTTCACCGCCCCGGCGTTCAACTGGCAGGCCATCCTGTTCATCGTCCCGGTGGCACTGGCGCCGGCCATCGAACACATCGGTGGCGTCATCGCCGTGGGCAGCGTGACCGGTCGCGACTACCTGAAAAAACCCGGCCTGCACCGCACCCTGCTCGGTGACGGCCTGGCCACCACTGCCGCCGGCCTGTTCGGCGGCCCGCCCAACACCACCTATGCCGAAGTGACCGGCGCGGTGATGCTGACCAAGAACTACAACCCGAAGATCATGACCTGGGCGGCGGTCTTCGCCATTACCCTGGCCTTCATCGGCAAGTTCGGCGCGCTGCTGCAGAGCATCCCGGTACCGGTGATGGGCGGCATCCTCTGCCTGCTGTTCGGCTCGATTGCTGCGGTGGGCATGAACACCATGATCCGCCACAAGATCGACCTGGCCGAAGCGCGCAACCTGGTGATCGTCTCGGTGACGCTGGTGTTCGGTATCGGTGGCGTGTTGATCGGCAGCGGTGACGGCCCGGATGACTGGGGCCTGAAAGGCATCGCCCTGTGCGCCGTGGTAGCGATCGCACTGAACCTGATCCTGCCTGGCAACGACGGCTGGAAGCACAAGAAGCTGGATGATCGGCAGTCTTGA
- a CDS encoding 1-acyl-sn-glycerol-3-phosphate acyltransferase: MMGEFDAIRPYDDAEVPAVLARLLSDPAFLDILTHFRFPRAAGSFGWLLKPLIARRLRKEFADVTCVATLQDKVEYYVDRTIDRATDGVTYSGVEQLKSGTAYLFLANHRDIVMDPAFVNYAVYHAGLPTPRIAIGDNLLQKPFVSDMMRLNKSFIVHRSISGRREKLAAYQLLSAYINHSIRNDCVSIWIAQAEGRAKDGDDRTDSAILKMFHMSRKDEAFGAVIQGLNLIPVSISYEYDPCDQAKARELYIRATTGTYKKAPGEDDNSIAKGITGYKGRVHINFAPPVTEYYEDTKQLAQEIDRQILGGYRLFPVHYLAYAMWDEKDEALQVPSAEKVFPGEELAKAREEWQRRLDACPEEQRPYLVLQYATPVRNQYQVKQQAPVA, encoded by the coding sequence ATGATGGGCGAATTCGATGCCATCCGACCGTACGACGACGCTGAGGTCCCTGCCGTTCTGGCGCGCCTGCTCAGCGACCCGGCATTCCTCGATATCCTCACCCACTTCCGCTTCCCGCGTGCAGCGGGTTCGTTCGGCTGGCTGCTCAAGCCGCTGATCGCCCGTCGCCTGCGCAAAGAGTTCGCCGACGTCACCTGCGTCGCGACCCTGCAGGACAAGGTCGAGTACTACGTCGACCGGACCATCGATCGCGCCACCGACGGGGTCACCTATTCGGGCGTCGAACAGCTCAAGTCGGGCACGGCCTACCTGTTCCTGGCCAACCACCGCGACATCGTCATGGACCCGGCGTTCGTCAATTACGCCGTGTACCACGCCGGCCTGCCGACGCCACGTATCGCCATTGGCGACAACCTGCTGCAAAAGCCCTTCGTCAGCGACATGATGCGCCTGAACAAGAGCTTCATCGTGCACCGCTCGATCAGTGGCCGGCGCGAGAAACTCGCCGCCTACCAACTGCTGTCGGCCTACATCAATCATTCGATCCGCAACGATTGCGTGTCGATCTGGATCGCCCAGGCCGAAGGCCGGGCCAAGGACGGTGACGATCGCACCGATTCGGCGATCCTCAAGATGTTCCACATGAGCCGCAAGGACGAGGCGTTCGGCGCGGTGATCCAGGGCCTGAACCTGATTCCGGTGTCGATCAGCTACGAATACGACCCCTGCGACCAGGCCAAGGCTCGCGAGCTGTACATCCGCGCCACCACCGGCACCTACAAGAAGGCGCCGGGCGAGGACGACAACAGCATCGCCAAGGGCATCACCGGCTACAAGGGCCGGGTGCACATCAACTTCGCGCCGCCGGTGACCGAGTACTACGAGGACACCAAGCAGCTGGCGCAAGAAATCGACCGGCAGATTCTCGGTGGCTACCGGCTGTTCCCGGTGCATTACCTAGCCTACGCGATGTGGGACGAGAAAGACGAGGCGCTGCAGGTGCCGAGCGCCGAGAAGGTGTTCCCAGGCGAAGAACTGGCCAAGGCCAGGGAAGAGTGGCAGCGCCGCCTGGACGCCTGCCCGGAAGAACAGCGGCCGTATCTGGTGCTGCAATACGCGACCCCGGTGCGCAACCAGTACCAGGTCAAGCAGCAGGCGCCGGTGGCCTGA
- a CDS encoding class I SAM-dependent methyltransferase, producing the protein MDPRSEVLLRQADLFQGPLLLAGAPADGLLGQLPQAQAWVWHAGDQAMLDSRFAGRSHFGVEAPAVAFDAAVLFLPKSRDLAAYLINALASRLGGRELYLVGEKRGGIEGAAKQLQALGKPRKLDSARHCQLWQVTVEHTPEAKPLESLAERFELDLEDGPLQVVSLPGVFSHGRLDRGSALLLKHLDELPVGHVLDFGCGAGLLGATVKRRYPQSRVTLLDVDAFAVAASRLTLAANGLEGEVISGDGIDAAPDDLSLILSNPPFHTGVHTNYQASENLLKKSGQHLRKGGEMRLVANSFLRYQPLIEGALGNCQTRAEADGFRIYRATRG; encoded by the coding sequence ATGGACCCGCGCAGTGAAGTGTTGCTCCGCCAGGCGGACCTGTTCCAGGGTCCGCTGCTGCTCGCCGGCGCCCCCGCCGACGGCCTGCTCGGGCAGTTGCCGCAGGCCCAGGCGTGGGTCTGGCATGCCGGTGACCAGGCCATGCTCGACAGCCGTTTCGCCGGTCGCAGCCACTTTGGCGTCGAGGCGCCGGCAGTGGCCTTCGACGCCGCCGTGCTGTTCCTGCCCAAGTCGCGTGACCTGGCCGCCTACCTGATCAACGCCCTGGCTTCGCGCCTGGGTGGACGCGAGCTCTACCTGGTCGGCGAAAAACGCGGTGGCATCGAGGGCGCGGCGAAGCAACTGCAAGCCCTGGGCAAGCCACGCAAGCTCGACAGTGCCCGCCATTGCCAGTTGTGGCAGGTGACGGTAGAGCACACCCCTGAAGCCAAGCCACTGGAAAGCCTGGCCGAACGCTTCGAGCTGGACCTCGAAGATGGCCCGTTGCAGGTGGTCAGCCTGCCCGGCGTATTCAGCCACGGCCGCCTCGATCGCGGCAGCGCGCTGCTGCTCAAGCACCTCGACGAGCTGCCGGTCGGCCATGTACTGGACTTCGGCTGCGGCGCCGGGTTGCTCGGCGCCACGGTCAAGCGACGTTATCCCCAGAGCCGGGTCACCCTGCTGGACGTGGACGCCTTCGCCGTGGCCGCGAGCCGCCTGACCTTGGCCGCCAATGGCCTGGAAGGCGAGGTCATCAGCGGTGACGGCATCGATGCCGCACCTGATGACCTGAGCCTGATCCTGAGCAATCCGCCGTTCCATACCGGGGTCCACACCAACTACCAGGCTTCGGAAAACCTGCTGAAAAAATCTGGCCAACATCTGCGAAAAGGTGGCGAAATGCGCCTGGTCGCCAACAGCTTCCTACGCTATCAACCGTTGATCGAAGGCGCCCTGGGCAACTGCCAGACACGCGCCGAAGCCGATGGCTTTCGCATCTACCGAGCCACACGTGGATAA
- the upp gene encoding uracil phosphoribosyltransferase, with translation MPTREIRHPLIRHKLGLMRRADISTKNFRELAQEVGALLTYEATQDLPLETYEIDGWSGKVQVEKIAGKKITVVPILRAGIGMLDGVLSLIPGAKVSAVGVARNEETLEAHTYLEKLAPDINQRLALIIDPMLATGNSMVATIDLLKKAGCKEIRAMVLVAAPEGIATVEKSHPDVSIYTASIDQGLNEDSYIVPGLGDAGDKIFGTKQKDA, from the coding sequence ATGCCCACTCGTGAAATCCGCCACCCGCTGATCCGCCACAAGCTCGGCCTGATGCGCCGTGCCGACATCAGCACCAAGAATTTTCGCGAACTCGCCCAGGAAGTCGGCGCGCTCCTGACCTACGAAGCCACCCAGGACCTGCCGCTGGAAACCTATGAAATCGACGGCTGGAGCGGCAAGGTCCAGGTCGAGAAGATCGCCGGCAAGAAGATCACCGTGGTACCGATCCTGCGCGCCGGCATCGGCATGCTCGACGGCGTGCTCAGCCTGATCCCGGGCGCCAAGGTCAGCGCCGTGGGCGTTGCGCGTAACGAGGAAACCCTTGAGGCGCACACCTACCTGGAAAAACTGGCCCCCGACATCAACCAGCGCCTGGCCCTGATCATCGACCCGATGCTGGCCACCGGCAACTCGATGGTCGCCACCATCGACCTGCTGAAAAAGGCCGGCTGCAAGGAAATACGCGCCATGGTGCTGGTCGCCGCGCCCGAAGGTATCGCCACCGTCGAGAAATCCCACCCCGACGTGAGCATCTATACCGCTTCGATCGACCAGGGGCTCAACGAAGACAGCTACATCGTCCCAGGCCTGGGCGATGCCGGCGACAAGATCTTCGGCACCAAGCAGAAGGACGCCTGA